The Camelina sativa cultivar DH55 chromosome 14, Cs, whole genome shotgun sequence genome includes a window with the following:
- the LOC104739085 gene encoding type IV inositol polyphosphate 5-phosphatase 6-like: MREDKSKTNKLAWSKKMVRKWFNIKSKTEEFQADDPTSAGVESVEHRSSFSAEKAPPTIKKTKTEKLSKNWEQQARQRRMNYENPRIIDVQNYSIFVATWNVAGRSPPSDLNLDEWLHSSAPADIYVLGFQEIVPLNAGNVLGAEDNGPAQKWLSLIRKTLNNRPGVTSGTSGYHTPSPVPVPMAELDADFSGSTRQKNSTFFHRRSFQTPSSTWNDPSIPQPGLDRRFSVCDRVFFSHRPSDFDPSFRGSSSSHRPSDYSRRPSDYSRRPSDYSRRPSDYSRRPSDSRPSDYSRPSGDYSRPSDYHSRPSDFSRPSDFSRSSDDDNGLGDSPSTVLYSPGSAANENGYRIPWNSSQYCLVASKQMVGVFLTIWVKSELREHVKNMKVSCVGRGLMGYLGNKGSISISMLLHQTSFCFVCTHLTSGQKEGDELKRNSDVMEILKKTRFPRVKSSEEEKSPENILQHDRIIWLGDLNYRIALSYRSAKALVEMQNWRALLENDQLRIEQKRGHVFKGWNEGKIYFPPTYKYSRNSDRYSGDDLHPKEKRRTPAWCDRILWFGEGLHQLSYVRGESRFSDHRPVYGIFCAEVESAHNRLKRTTSYSTSRVQAEELLPYSRGYTELSFF; encoded by the exons ATGAGGGAAGACAAATCCAAGACTAACAAG CTGGCATGGTCCAAGAAGATGGTCAGGAAATGGTTTAATatcaaaagcaaaacagagGAGTTTCAAGCTGATGATCCTACTTCTGCTG GAGTTGAATCCGTGGAGCACAGAAGTAGCTTCTCAGCTGAGAAAGCACCTCCCACTATCAAGAAGACCAAAACTG AGAAACTTAGTAAGAACTGGGAGCAGCAAGCTCGGCAAAGGAGAATGAATTATGAGAATCCTAGGATCATTGATGTCCAAAACTACAGCATCTTTGTAGCTACCTGGAACGTTGCTGGACGCTCTCCTCCTTCAGATTTAAACCTTGATGAGTGGCTTCATTCATCAGCTCCTGCAGATATATATGTACTCGG ATTCCAAGAGATTGTCCCTCTTAATGCTGGTAATGTCCTTGGAGCTGAAGACAATGGACCTGCTCAGAAATGGCTCTCTCTTATCAGAAAAACGCTCAATAACCGACCAGGGGTGACTAGTGGAACAAGCGGTTATCACACACCTTCCCCTGTCCCTGTGCCTATGGCAGAGCTTGATGCTGATTTCTCTGGATCCACAAGGCAAAAGAACTCCACTTTCTTCCACAGACGGTCTTTTCAGACCCCAAGTAGTACATGGAACGATCCTTCAATTCCTCAGCCAGGTCTTGACCGTCGTTTCAGCGTCTGTGACCGTGTATTCTTCAGCCACAGGCCAAGTGATTTCGACCCGAGTTTCCGTGGTAGTAGCAGCAGTCACAGGCCTAGTGATTACTCTAGAAGGCCTAGTGATTACTCCAGAAGGCCAAGTGACTATTCCAGAAGGCCTAGTGATTATTCCAGAAGGCCTAGTGATTCAAGACCCAGTGACTACTCTAGACCAAGTGGTGACTACTCTAGACCAAGTGATTACCACTCTAGACCGAGTGATTTTTCACGGCCAAGTGACTTCTCAAGGTCTTCAGATGATGATAATGGTCTCGGAGATTCTCCAAGCACTGTCTTGTACTCACCAGGTTCTGCAGCTAACGAGAACGGGTATAGGATACCGTGGAACTCTTCGCAGTATTGTTTAGTTGCTAGCAAACAAATGGTGGGTGTTTTCTTAACAATTTGGGTGAAAAGCGAGCTAAGAGAACACGTCAAGAACATGAAAGTGTCTTGTGTTGGCAGAGGACTGATGGGTTATCTCGGAAATAAG GGATCAATCTCAATAAGCATGTTGCTCCATCAAACAAGCTTTTGTTTCGTTTGTACCCACTTGACTTCAGGACAAAAAGAAGGTGATGAGTTAAAGAGAAACTCTGATGTCATGGAGATACTCAAGAAAACGAGGTTTCCTCGCGTTAAGAGTTCAGAGGAAGAAAAATCCCCTGAGAACATCCTTCAGCATGA CCGGATAATATGGCTTGGCGATCTAAATTACCGTATAGCATTGTCTTATCGATCTGCCAAAGCACTCGTTGAGATGCAAAACTGGAGAGCTTTACTAGAAAACGACCAG TTAAGAATTGAGCAGAAACGAGGCCATGTGTTTAAGGGATGGAACGAAGGAAAGATCTATTTCCCACCAACGTACAAGTACTCAAGGAACTCAGATAGATATTCTGGAGATGATTTGCATCCTAAGGAGAAACGTCGCACTCCTGCTTG GTGTGATAGGATATTGTGGTTCGGTGAAGGACTGCATCAGTTATCTTATGTAAGAGGAGAGTCACGGTTCTCAGATCATAGACCGGTGTATGGCATTTTCTGCGCAGAGGTGGAGTCAGCTCATAATAGGTTAAAGCGAACAACGAGTTACTCCACTTCACGGGTCCAAGCTGAAGAGCTCTTACCTTATTCCCGGGGATACACCGAGCTCAGCTTCTTCTAG